In the Cucurbita pepo subsp. pepo cultivar mu-cu-16 chromosome LG17, ASM280686v2, whole genome shotgun sequence genome, AGGTAACCCAATGTTTCAACAAGGCTCCTCTTAACGGTTTCTTACATGGTTCATTTTTTGTGCTTAGACCCATTGAAGTTTAGCCGCCCGAAAATGGGGAAAGTGTGAATACCATAAACTAAGGGTCAATCTTATACACATTACTCTAAACGAGTTAAAAATAAGGGAGAATATATGTTTCTTCCGGTTAGCTAAACGGAGTTGAAAACGAGAATTGTATTTCCTATCCCGTCCCTAAACAAAGTTGAAAACGAGAATTGTATTTCTTATCCCGTCCCTAAACAgagttgaaaatgagaattgtATTTCCTATCCCGTCCTTACCCTCGACTCTACCTAaccatattaaaattttgataaaaggATTATGTTATAATTAATGCGTtgtttaatacattttttatttttataaaatgaataatattaatggAAAGAAACTGTCGGAGAAACCCAATTTCTGCAAATTCTCACCAATTATCATGAAATTTATAATCactaaatgaaatatatgattaattaataccgaaaatttcattaaatgttaattaattGAGATTAAGTTgctttaaataatataaaaatagtaattaattatgacaacaagttttaattttttgatagGGACTCCTCCAATGACGCGCTTTTCAATTCCCTGTTCTCAATAAACACCGTCGCTGAGTTGTATCCcactctcactctctctctctctctctctctctctctcccaaatctctctctgcttcttcttctactgCCCGTCTCTCTCCTTCAGAGAGGAAAATGGCGAACCTGCGGATTGGTGGAAGAGCTGCTAATGGAGATCCTCTTCTTCAGACCTTTCTCAGAAGAATCTCCTCCTTCAGAGTCCTCGTCTCCGCCTTATCCCTTGCATTCTtcatctttctctctttctccttcttctccaccCACTCTTCCGATCTCGCGCCTCCTGTTGTAAGTTCTCCTGTTTAATTCTGTTCTTCCTCATTCtcaattgatttgaatttctGGTAATCCTTGTGATCTCGTTTTATTGCACTTTTCACTTCTGGTGTTTTAGTTTCGACTCGGTGTTTTGCCTCTAATTATGTATTGTTTTGTGTTTGAGTGTTTGGATCCGGTTTCCTTATATGTTCTTTCTTGAAAttgatgtgtttttttttctttttttgtttcgcGAAGTGTGCATTTCTCGAGTTTGTAATGAAACGTTTGCTTTTTTCGGTTACTAACGTTTGTTTTGGGGTTTATTTTCTCTGGAATTTCGTTGGGGAGTGTTTTGAGTTGTGCTCTGAAGTGAATGTGTTTTGTGTGGTTTGATGAAATTAGGGTTACGATTCTGTTCCTTATCGGATCCATTCGAGAACGAGGCTTCCATTAGCTGTGAAATCGGACCCTCTCAAACCGCGGCTGGATCAGATCCGGAAGCAGGCCGATGACCATCGGGCTTTGCTTCACGCCTATGCCTCTTATGCTCGAAGGCTTAAACTGGAGTACGCGAAGCTTGTTAGGGTGTTTGCAGATCTTTCTCAGAACTATACGGATCTCAATAATAAACCTACTTATCGTAGTCTCTTTGAGCCTGAAACGGCTTCCGTCGATGAGGCTTTGGTTCGTCAGTTTGAGAAAGAGGTAAAAGAGCGTATTAAAGTTACGAGACAAGTGATTGCTGAAGCAAAAGAATCATTTGACAACCAACTCAAGATCCAGAAGTTGAAGGACACGATTTTTGCAGTGAATGAGCTGTTGACAAAAGCCAAGAAACAAGGAGCTTTTTCGAGTTTAATCGCTGCAAAGTCTCTTCCAAAAAGCTTGCACTGCATTTCAATGAGGTTGATGGAGGAGAGAATTGCACATCCAGATAAATATTCAGACGTAGGAAAACCAGTACCACCAGAAATAGAGGATCCAAACCTTTACCATTATGCAATATTCTCAGACAATGTAGTTGCTGCATCGGTGGTCGTTAATTCAGCTGTTAAGAATGCTCAAGAACCAAGCAAGCATGTTTTTCATGTTGTTACTGACAAGATGAATCTTGGGGCAATGCAAGTTATGTTCAAACTGAAGGACTATAATGGAGCTCACGTTGAAGTCAAGGCAGTGGAGGATTATAAGTTCTTGAATTCTTCCTATGTTCCAGTGCTTCGTCAGTTAGAGTCTGCAAATTTACAGAGGTTTTACTTTGAGAATAGTGTTGAAAATGCAACGAAGGATACAACAAATATGAAGTTCAGAAATCCCAAATATCTATCAATCTTGAACCATTTGCGGTTTTACTTACCTGAGATGTACCCAAAACTGCACAGAATTCTGTTTTTGGATGATGACATAGTAGTCCAGAAGGACTTGACTGGGTTGTGGAAGATCGATATGGATGGAAAAGTAATCGGCGCGGTGGAGACGTGTTTTGGCTCGTTCCATAGATATGCACAGTACATGAACTTTTCACATCCATTAATCAAGGAGAAGTTTGACCCCAAGGCATGTGCATGGGCTTATGGAATGAACTTCTTCGATTTGGATGCttggagaagggaaaaatGCACAGAAGAATATCACTACTGGCAGAATATGGTAAGACTAACTGATTCTCGAATTGTTTTCTGAATGTTCATTTCcttcataataaatttttcaGCAAATGTTTGGTCTGTCCCATTTCAAATATCGGACTTACTTTCAACT is a window encoding:
- the LOC111778396 gene encoding galacturonosyltransferase 8-like: MANLRIGGRAANGDPLLQTFLRRISSFRVLVSALSLAFFIFLSFSFFSTHSSDLAPPVGYDSVPYRIHSRTRLPLAVKSDPLKPRLDQIRKQADDHRALLHAYASYARRLKLEYAKLVRVFADLSQNYTDLNNKPTYRSLFEPETASVDEALVRQFEKEVKERIKVTRQVIAEAKESFDNQLKIQKLKDTIFAVNELLTKAKKQGAFSSLIAAKSLPKSLHCISMRLMEERIAHPDKYSDVGKPVPPEIEDPNLYHYAIFSDNVVAASVVVNSAVKNAQEPSKHVFHVVTDKMNLGAMQVMFKLKDYNGAHVEVKAVEDYKFLNSSYVPVLRQLESANLQRFYFENSVENATKDTTNMKFRNPKYLSILNHLRFYLPEMYPKLHRILFLDDDIVVQKDLTGLWKIDMDGKVIGAVETCFGSFHRYAQYMNFSHPLIKEKFDPKACAWAYGMNFFDLDAWRREKCTEEYHYWQNMNENRTLWKLGTLPPGLITYYSTTKPLDKTWHVLGLGYNPSISKSEIENAAVVHFNGNMKPWLDIAITQFRPYWTKYVDYDLEFVQACNLGL